One Amphiura filiformis unplaced genomic scaffold, Afil_fr2py scaffold_29, whole genome shotgun sequence DNA segment encodes these proteins:
- the LOC140143817 gene encoding uncharacterized protein, whose product MPPPENQEQAQAARISNEGDRKDLDKILKLWQDYCVGKTNPIYERYKFNSSIQGDDSFDAYLVKLRALAATCEYGELLNELIRDRIVCGIKDNALRKRLLQEADLSLDKCVTMCQAAEATSDQMKVMKGYQQEPQAEVHATFHNKHRQRAAPRASEIDNCKWCGRKHELQRAKCPAYGKTCTSCGRLNHFKEKCTNTERHNYKGQKPRTCRSYHRKKKHTAHALDSASDQSSDSDSEYDYVEALSIDEVDVHFVSQDSSDKIMAAFKVKGGTEIQAQVDCGATCNVIPKKFIPRSVKIKKCKTKLSMYNKTVVPVLGKCRLPITNVKNGRKYLLRFLVVKESRFIPLIGKRNAEQMKLITVHYENIATVGISGTNLDSKQNVKTAYADVFTCSIGKMPGKIHLETDSEVTPVVTPPRRVPIAVKPKLKAELDRLTEQQVIQKVTDPTGWVSALVCVEKPNGKIRLCIDPKPLNTALKRPHYPMPTIEEILPELNDVKIFTKADLKEGFLQCELDDSQSTRKELQDATAQDTELSHVIRYIQHGWPEKPHECTPEARPYFNIRDELSYHDEIIVKGLRCFIPTSMRPKIRNKLHAAHTGIQSTIRYARETVYWPGMTSELKDIVSKCETWFLQCELDDESSVLTTFQTPWGRYKWNRLPFGVSPAPEVFQQTLDQNLEGLQGLYKIADDILITGKGETLEQAQRDHDANLECFLNRCRERHITLNYDKLELRCQEVSFMGHILTSNGLKPDPKKLTAINEMPKPQDVPGYNGS is encoded by the exons ATGCCACCACCAGAAAATCAAGAGCAAGCTCAAGCTGCTCGTATTTcg AATGAGGGGGATAGAAAAGACTTGGATAAAATACTAAAACTGTGGCAGGACTACTGTGTGGGAAAGACTAATCCAATATATGAGAGATACAAATTTAATAGCTCCATTCAAGGAGATGATTCCTTTGATGCATATCTTGTCAAATTACGAGCCCTAGCAGCGACATGTGAATATGGTGAGTTACTAAACGAACTCATTAGGGACCGTATAGTATGCGGTATCAAAGACAACGCCCTAAGAAAACGCCTTTTACAAGAGGCCGACCTCTCGTTAGACAAGTGCGTCACAATGTGTCAGGCCGCAGAGGCCACAAGTGACCAGATGAAAGTCATGAAAGGGTATCAACAAGAGCCACAGGCAGAGGTACATGCTACTTTTCACAATAAGCATAGGCAACGTGCTGCACCACGTGCATCCGAAATTGACAACTGCAAATGGTGTGGGCGTAAACACGAATTGCAAAGAGCAAAGTGCCCTGCTTATGGCAAGACTTGTACTAGTTGTGGTAGGTTGAATCACTTCAAAGAAAAGTGCACCAATACTGAAAGACACAACTATAAAGGTCAAAAACCCCGTACATGTAGGTCATACCACAGGAAAAAGAAGCATACTGCGCATGCTTTAGATAGTGCTTCAGATCAGAGTAGTGACAGTGACTCTGAATATGATTATGTTGAGGCCCTCAGTATAGATGAAGTTGATGTACATTTCGTCTCTCAGGATAGCTCAGACAAAATAATGGCCGCTTTTAAGGTCAAAGGGGGCACAGAAATCCAAGCCCAAGTGGATTGCGGGGCTACGTGTAATGTAATCCCAAAGAAATTCATCCCCAGGAGTGTAAAAATCAAAAAGTGCAAAACAAAACTCTCCATGTATAATAAGACGGTGGTACCCGTATTGGGAAAATGTCGGTTGCCCATAACAAATGTAAAGAATGGACGCAAATATTTGCTTAGATTTTTAGTGGTCAAAGAATCTAGATTCATACCATTGATTGGTAAACGAAACGCGGAGCAAATGAAGCTCATCACTGTCCATTATGAGAACATTGCAACAGTTGGAATCTCTGGTACAAATCTAgattcaaaacaaaatgtaaaaacagCCTATGCAGACGTTTTCACCTGCAGTATTGGTAAAATGCCAGGTAAAATACATCTGGAAACAGATAGTGAGGTAACACCTGTAGTAACACCACCACGCAGGGTCCCTATTGCCGTAAAACCCAAGCTCAAAGCCGAGCTAGACCGACTGACTGAACAACAGGTAATACAGAAAGTCACGGACCCAACGGGATGGGTCTCCGCACTAGTTTGCGTGGAGAAGCCAAACGGAAAAATTCGCTTGTGCATAGACCCCAAACCACTTAACACAGCGTTAAAGCGCCCTCACTACCCTATGCCAACCATAGAGGAAATATTACCAGAACTAAACGATGTCAAAATCTTCACAAAAGCGGATCTGAAGGAAGGGTTTCTACAATGTGAGCTAGACGACAGTC AGAGCACACGCAAGGAACTGCAAGATGCCACCGCACAGGATACAGAACTCTCGCATGTAATCAGATACATCCAGCACGGTTGGCCTGAGAAACCTCATGAATGCACTCCTGAAGCAAGACCGTATTTCAATATTCGTGATGAGCTGTCATATCACGACGAGATCATTGTCAAAGGATTACGCTGCTTCATTCCTACATCCATGAGACCCAAGATTCGCAACAAGCTCCACGCTGCACATACAGGGATTCAGAGCACCATAAGATACGCAAGAGAGACTGTATACTGGCCAGGGATGACTAGTGAACTCAAAGACATAGTCAGCAAATGCGAGACAT GGTTTCTACAATGTGAGCTAGACGACGAGTCGTCAGTATTAACCACATTTCAGACCCCATGGGGTAGATATAAATGGAACCGCCTACCCTTTGGTGTCAGCCCAGCTCCAGAGGTATTCCAACAAACTTTAGACCAAAATCTTGAAGGCCTACAGGGTCTGTACAAGATCGCCGATGACATTCTAATCACAGGAAAAGGGGAGACACTAGAACAAGCTCAGAGAGATCATGACGCCAACCTTGAGTGTTTCCTAAATCGCTGTCGCGAACGCCACATAACTCTGAACTATGACAAACTTGAACTTAGATGCCAAGAGGTCAGCTTCATGGGTCATATCCTGACAAGCAACGGACTTAAGCCAGACCCCAAAAAGCTGACTGCCATAAATGAGATGCCAAAGCCACAAGATGTGCCCGGGTACAACGGTTCATAG